The Bombus pascuorum chromosome 9, iyBomPasc1.1, whole genome shotgun sequence genome has a window encoding:
- the LOC132910647 gene encoding NK-tumor recognition protein-like isoform X1: METGFLNFHDEEQFSDFSLSLEQNLMEKPQDLLIHMVENDFDYMETHLDITNSANVWKKEHEHNESVDEMSDSEISTFSKIDSIKEDFAKVLTDWQEHIGYLQASDMDEYMDIIGLSMNGTDKKNFCTAENIIQDEQAIHSLESNLLIMKQEELGNESCLSSSQEYMTEGNLYYKIDDFMESDNNKIEIETKSSLIEPKHSKSQNKSKKKIHKYDSIGKDISANLFLKQKKKRERKCSQHNEDIQNGGQDNNKTTNQLPVLEAGDVKSLLEQFEASESTLVSTYSSAGTNAEYETDSFMKSNEIQQCIKQPQISNLHKDIRDALPKEVIEKIKTSARKKMISVIPAMSSNQNNGHSNGTRMQDAAASLFRNKLLKIVTNNTKSKTIDGGLVQLDHDYCSMNSCIKGLDNNSEHEKQSSDSEKVITIKNDNQDVSHYYTAYEKESFSSDLNKSFMKNTEYSTDSNSKKDSGLESGEVSDNNEEQSGVTTVRDIQDNKPIKQLQNETKICRKETLASKGNCQQINISSNTTSCVISQNESASTSNAIPQMKIHSALAANILQIRQGVLSKTKSIKAGSQRTKQMVSVLKKPLNVQVPIVKTISNENIVTTTNSLHDKVQNIIVQDSEKTFTKEEEKKPPRKKLNLAEYRSRREQNRSDNSRTNSPLQPMTLVYIHHASTTTEPIKDDPKNLIWSEREIVSVLKPKLDVEEKTVRPKPLTYDIGIQTYETVFEFPPKSLIDVDERHKQRRDNNVRDKNQRSNKKHGIGSNSNRSKSRSKSKSKSRSRSRSSSNRSSSNRSRSHKRSNTRHRRISHRRSSVSSSSSWSSRSHSRSRSCSSSRSRSRPRSRSRSRSHFRCRSRSDTRSSFSSESRYSRSRSRSTRSRSQSSSRYSSCSRSSSRSNFGRIKWSKRRRRRDRRHYISYDRHRQHSAGSYHSYRDWRRSPPTSYRRSYDNWYDREKQKQVEERRVIYVGRLDEAITKADLRRRFETFGPVVDISIHFREHGDNYGFVTFAYKNDAYEAVEHGNDDPTLPRYDLCFGGRRAFCKVKYADLDGMASSSLNSGHMLQNSEDNTFDLLLKEAKAKLRKRKV; encoded by the exons ATGGAGActggatttttaaattttcacgatGAAGAACAATTTTCAGACTTTTCATTATCTTTAGAACAG AATTTAATGGAAAAACCCCAAGACCTATTGATACATATGGTTGAAAATGATTTTGATTATATGGAAACTCATCTTGATATTACAAATTCTGCTAATGTATGGAAAAAAGAACATGA ACATAATGAAAGTGTGGATGAAATGTCAGATTCagaaatttctacattttctaaaattgatAGTATTAAAGAAGATTTTGCAAAAGTTCTTACAGATTGGCAAGAACACATTGGTTACTTACAG GCTTCAGACATGGATGAATACATGGATATTATAGGATTAAGCATGAATGgtacagataaaaaaaatttttgcaCTGCAGAAAACATAATTCAGGATGAACAAGCAATACATAGCTTAGAATCTAATTTGCTTATAATGAAACAAGAGGAGTTAGGGAATGAATCTTGTCTCTCATCTTCTCAGG agTACATGACAGAaggtaatttatattataaaattgatgaCTTTATGGAAAgtgataataacaaaatagaaatagaaacaaaatcaTCATTAATAGAACCCAAACATTCAAAAAGTCAAAACAagtcaaaaaagaaaatacataaatatgatAGTATAGGAAAAGATATTAGtgcaaatttgtttttaaagcaaaaaaagaaaagggaaagaaaatgCTCACAGCACAATGAAGATATACAAAATGGTGgacaagataataataaaactacaaATCAATTACCAG TTCTGGAAGCTGGAGATGTTAAGAGTTTACTTGAACAATTTGAAGCTTCCGAAAGCACTTTGGTATCAACTTATTCATCTGCTGGAACGAATGCAGAATATGAGACAGATTCATTTATGAAATCTAATGAAATACAGCAATGTATAAAACAGCCTCAAATTTCAAACTTACATAAAGATATTAGAGATGCTTTACCCAAAGAAGTCATCGAAAAGATAAAG aCATCTGCACGTAAAAAGATGATTTCAGTAATACCTGCAATGTCTAGTAATCAAAATAATGGTCACAGTAATGGAACACGTATGCAAGATGCTGCTGCATCACTTTTTCGAAACAAGCTATTGAAAATA GTGACAAATAATACTAAGAGTAAAACCATCGATGGTGGATTAGTTCAATTGGATCATGATTATTGTAGTATGAATTCCTGTATTAAAGGTTTAGATAATAACAGTGAACATGAGAAACAGTCTAGTGACAGCGAAAAAGTGATTACTATTAAGAATGACAATCAAGATGTATCTCATTATTACACAGCATATGAAAAAGAATCATTTTCATCAGATTTGAATAAaagtttcatgaaaaatacagaatattcAACTGACAGCAATTCAAAGAAGGATAGTGGTTTGGAATCAGGTGAAGTAAGTGATAATAATGAAGAGCAGtcaggagttacaacagttcgTGATATTCAAGATAATAAACCTATAAAACAACTGCAAAATGAAACAAAGATTTGTAGAAAAGAAACATTAGCAAGCAAGGGAAATTGtcaacaaattaatatttcaagcaaTACTACCAGTTGTGTTATTTCTCAAAATGAAAGTGCATCTACAAGTAATGCAATACCTCAGATGAAAATACATTCAGCTCTAGCAGCAAATATTTTGCAGATACGACAAGGTGTCTTAAGTAAAACAAAATCTATAAAAGCAGGAAGTCAAAGAACGAAACAAATGGtttctgtattaaaaaaaCCACTAAATGTACAAGTACCCATTGTAAAGACTATTTCCAATGAAAATATAGTAACTACTACTAATAGTTTACATGATAAAGTACAGAATATAATCGTCCAAGATAGCGAAAAGACATTTAcaaaggaggaagaaaaaaaaccTCCccgtaaaaaattaaatctagCAGAATATAGAAGTAGAAGAGAACAGAATCGCAGTGATAATAGTAGAACAAATTCACCATTGCAACCTATGACATTAGTATATATCCATCATGCTTCCACTACAACGGAACCTATTAAGGATGACcctaaaaatttaatttggtcagaaagagaaattgtCTCAGTTTTAAAACCAAAATTAGATGTAGAAGAGAAAACGGTTCGTCCAAAACCACTCACTTATGACATAGGAATTCAAACTTATGAAACAGTGTTTGAATTTCCTCCAAAATCTTTAATAGATGTTGATGAGAGACACAAGCAACGAAg gGATAATAATGTACGGGATAAAAATCAACGATCTAATAAAAAGCACGGAATTGGTTCCAACTCAAATCGATCTAAGTCaagaagtaaaagtaaaagcaAGAGTAGAAGCAGAAGCAGAAGTAGTAGCAATCGAAGTAGTAGCAATCGAAGTAGATCTCATAAACGAAGTAATACACGTCATCGAAGAATAAGTCATCGGCGTAGCTCCGTGAGCTCAAGCAGTAGTTGGTCATCGCGTTCACATTCACGTTCGCGTTCATGTTCGAGTTCACGTTCGCGTTCACGTCCGCGTTCACGCTCACGTTCGCGTTCACATTTCCGTTGTCGCTCACGTTCAGATACGAGATCTTCTTTCAGTTCAGAATCAAGATATTCACGATCACGTTCTAGATCGACTAGATCAAGATCCCAATCATCCTCTCGATATTCTAGTTGTTCCAG ATCTTCATCTCGTTCGAATTTCGGAAGAATTAAATGGtcaaaaaggagaagaagacgAGACAGGAGACACTATATAAGTTACGATAGGCATAGACAACATTCTGCAGGAAGTTATCATAGCTACAGAGATTGGAGAAG aTCACCACCAACTTCATACCGCCGATCTTATGATAATTGGTATGACCGAGAGAAACAGAAACAAGTGGAAGAGAGAAGAGTGATTTACGTTGGGCGCTTGGATGAAGCAATCACTAAAGCTGACTTACGTAGAAGATTTGAAACTTTTGGTCCTGTAGTAGATATTAGTATACATTTCCGCGAACATGG tgaCAATTACGGTTTTGTAACCTTTGCTTATAAAAATGACGCATATGAAGCTGTAGAACATGGTAATGATGATCCCACTTTACCTAGATATGATTTATGTTTTGGAGGTCGTCGGGCTTTTTGCAAAGTAAAATACGCTGATCTTG ATGGCATGGCAAGCAGTTCACTTAATAGCGGGCACATGTTACAAAATAGTGAAGATAACACATTTGATCTATTATTAAAAGAAGCGAAAGCGAAATTACGTAAAAGAAAGGTTTGA
- the LOC132910647 gene encoding NK-tumor recognition protein-like isoform X3, whose product METGFLNFHDEEQFSDFSLSLEQNLMEKPQDLLIHMVENDFDYMETHLDITNSANVWKKEHEHNESVDEMSDSEISTFSKIDSIKEDFAKVLTDWQEHIGYLQASDMDEYMDIIGLSMNGTDKKNFCTAENIIQDEQAIHSLESNLLIMKQEELGNESCLSSSQEYMTEGNLYYKIDDFMESDNNKIEIETKSSLIEPKHSKSQNKSKKKIHKYDSIGKDISANLFLKQKKKRERKCSQHNEDIQNGGQDNNKTTNQLPVLEAGDVKSLLEQFEASESTLVSTYSSAGTNAEYETDSFMKSNEIQQCIKQPQISNLHKDIRDALPKEVIEKIKTSARKKMISVIPAMSSNQNNGHSNGTRMQDAAASLFRNKLLKIVTNNTKSKTIDGGLVQLDHDYCSMNSCIKGLDNNTYEKESFSSDLNKSFMKNTEYSTDSNSKKDSGLESGEVSDNNEEQSGVTTVRDIQDNKPIKQLQNETKICRKETLASKGNCQQINISSNTTSCVISQNESASTSNAIPQMKIHSALAANILQIRQGVLSKTKSIKAGSQRTKQMVSVLKKPLNVQVPIVKTISNENIVTTTNSLHDKVQNIIVQDSEKTFTKEEEKKPPRKKLNLAEYRSRREQNRSDNSRTNSPLQPMTLVYIHHASTTTEPIKDDPKNLIWSEREIVSVLKPKLDVEEKTVRPKPLTYDIGIQTYETVFEFPPKSLIDVDERHKQRRDNNVRDKNQRSNKKHGIGSNSNRSKSRSKSKSKSRSRSRSSSNRSSSNRSRSHKRSNTRHRRISHRRSSVSSSSSWSSRSHSRSRSCSSSRSRSRPRSRSRSRSHFRCRSRSDTRSSFSSESRYSRSRSRSTRSRSQSSSRYSSCSRSSSRSNFGRIKWSKRRRRRDRRHYISYDRHRQHSAGSYHSYRDWRRSPPTSYRRSYDNWYDREKQKQVEERRVIYVGRLDEAITKADLRRRFETFGPVVDISIHFREHGDNYGFVTFAYKNDAYEAVEHGNDDPTLPRYDLCFGGRRAFCKVKYADLDGMASSSLNSGHMLQNSEDNTFDLLLKEAKAKLRKRKV is encoded by the exons ATGGAGActggatttttaaattttcacgatGAAGAACAATTTTCAGACTTTTCATTATCTTTAGAACAG AATTTAATGGAAAAACCCCAAGACCTATTGATACATATGGTTGAAAATGATTTTGATTATATGGAAACTCATCTTGATATTACAAATTCTGCTAATGTATGGAAAAAAGAACATGA ACATAATGAAAGTGTGGATGAAATGTCAGATTCagaaatttctacattttctaaaattgatAGTATTAAAGAAGATTTTGCAAAAGTTCTTACAGATTGGCAAGAACACATTGGTTACTTACAG GCTTCAGACATGGATGAATACATGGATATTATAGGATTAAGCATGAATGgtacagataaaaaaaatttttgcaCTGCAGAAAACATAATTCAGGATGAACAAGCAATACATAGCTTAGAATCTAATTTGCTTATAATGAAACAAGAGGAGTTAGGGAATGAATCTTGTCTCTCATCTTCTCAGG agTACATGACAGAaggtaatttatattataaaattgatgaCTTTATGGAAAgtgataataacaaaatagaaatagaaacaaaatcaTCATTAATAGAACCCAAACATTCAAAAAGTCAAAACAagtcaaaaaagaaaatacataaatatgatAGTATAGGAAAAGATATTAGtgcaaatttgtttttaaagcaaaaaaagaaaagggaaagaaaatgCTCACAGCACAATGAAGATATACAAAATGGTGgacaagataataataaaactacaaATCAATTACCAG TTCTGGAAGCTGGAGATGTTAAGAGTTTACTTGAACAATTTGAAGCTTCCGAAAGCACTTTGGTATCAACTTATTCATCTGCTGGAACGAATGCAGAATATGAGACAGATTCATTTATGAAATCTAATGAAATACAGCAATGTATAAAACAGCCTCAAATTTCAAACTTACATAAAGATATTAGAGATGCTTTACCCAAAGAAGTCATCGAAAAGATAAAG aCATCTGCACGTAAAAAGATGATTTCAGTAATACCTGCAATGTCTAGTAATCAAAATAATGGTCACAGTAATGGAACACGTATGCAAGATGCTGCTGCATCACTTTTTCGAAACAAGCTATTGAAAATA GTGACAAATAATACTAAGAGTAAAACCATCGATGGTGGATTAGTTCAATTGGATCATGATTATTGTAGTATGAATTCCTGTATTAAAGGTTTAGATAATAACA CATATGAAAAAGAATCATTTTCATCAGATTTGAATAAaagtttcatgaaaaatacagaatattcAACTGACAGCAATTCAAAGAAGGATAGTGGTTTGGAATCAGGTGAAGTAAGTGATAATAATGAAGAGCAGtcaggagttacaacagttcgTGATATTCAAGATAATAAACCTATAAAACAACTGCAAAATGAAACAAAGATTTGTAGAAAAGAAACATTAGCAAGCAAGGGAAATTGtcaacaaattaatatttcaagcaaTACTACCAGTTGTGTTATTTCTCAAAATGAAAGTGCATCTACAAGTAATGCAATACCTCAGATGAAAATACATTCAGCTCTAGCAGCAAATATTTTGCAGATACGACAAGGTGTCTTAAGTAAAACAAAATCTATAAAAGCAGGAAGTCAAAGAACGAAACAAATGGtttctgtattaaaaaaaCCACTAAATGTACAAGTACCCATTGTAAAGACTATTTCCAATGAAAATATAGTAACTACTACTAATAGTTTACATGATAAAGTACAGAATATAATCGTCCAAGATAGCGAAAAGACATTTAcaaaggaggaagaaaaaaaaccTCCccgtaaaaaattaaatctagCAGAATATAGAAGTAGAAGAGAACAGAATCGCAGTGATAATAGTAGAACAAATTCACCATTGCAACCTATGACATTAGTATATATCCATCATGCTTCCACTACAACGGAACCTATTAAGGATGACcctaaaaatttaatttggtcagaaagagaaattgtCTCAGTTTTAAAACCAAAATTAGATGTAGAAGAGAAAACGGTTCGTCCAAAACCACTCACTTATGACATAGGAATTCAAACTTATGAAACAGTGTTTGAATTTCCTCCAAAATCTTTAATAGATGTTGATGAGAGACACAAGCAACGAAg gGATAATAATGTACGGGATAAAAATCAACGATCTAATAAAAAGCACGGAATTGGTTCCAACTCAAATCGATCTAAGTCaagaagtaaaagtaaaagcaAGAGTAGAAGCAGAAGCAGAAGTAGTAGCAATCGAAGTAGTAGCAATCGAAGTAGATCTCATAAACGAAGTAATACACGTCATCGAAGAATAAGTCATCGGCGTAGCTCCGTGAGCTCAAGCAGTAGTTGGTCATCGCGTTCACATTCACGTTCGCGTTCATGTTCGAGTTCACGTTCGCGTTCACGTCCGCGTTCACGCTCACGTTCGCGTTCACATTTCCGTTGTCGCTCACGTTCAGATACGAGATCTTCTTTCAGTTCAGAATCAAGATATTCACGATCACGTTCTAGATCGACTAGATCAAGATCCCAATCATCCTCTCGATATTCTAGTTGTTCCAG ATCTTCATCTCGTTCGAATTTCGGAAGAATTAAATGGtcaaaaaggagaagaagacgAGACAGGAGACACTATATAAGTTACGATAGGCATAGACAACATTCTGCAGGAAGTTATCATAGCTACAGAGATTGGAGAAG aTCACCACCAACTTCATACCGCCGATCTTATGATAATTGGTATGACCGAGAGAAACAGAAACAAGTGGAAGAGAGAAGAGTGATTTACGTTGGGCGCTTGGATGAAGCAATCACTAAAGCTGACTTACGTAGAAGATTTGAAACTTTTGGTCCTGTAGTAGATATTAGTATACATTTCCGCGAACATGG tgaCAATTACGGTTTTGTAACCTTTGCTTATAAAAATGACGCATATGAAGCTGTAGAACATGGTAATGATGATCCCACTTTACCTAGATATGATTTATGTTTTGGAGGTCGTCGGGCTTTTTGCAAAGTAAAATACGCTGATCTTG ATGGCATGGCAAGCAGTTCACTTAATAGCGGGCACATGTTACAAAATAGTGAAGATAACACATTTGATCTATTATTAAAAGAAGCGAAAGCGAAATTACGTAAAAGAAAGGTTTGA
- the LOC132910647 gene encoding NK-tumor recognition protein-like isoform X4: METGFLNFHDEEQFSDFSLSLEQNLMEKPQDLLIHMVENDFDYMETHLDITNSANVWKKEHEHNESVDEMSDSEISTFSKIDSIKEDFAKVLTDWQEHIGYLQASDMDEYMDIIGLSMNGTDKKNFCTAENIIQDEQAIHSLESNLLIMKQEELGNESCLSSSQEYMTEGNLYYKIDDFMESDNNKIEIETKSSLIEPKHSKSQNKSKKKIHKYDSIGKDISANLFLKQKKKRERKCSQHNEDIQNGGQDNNKTTNQLPVLEAGDVKSLLEQFEASESTLVSTYSSAGTNAEYETDSFMKSNEIQQCIKQPQISNLHKDIRDALPKEVIEKIKVTNNTKSKTIDGGLVQLDHDYCSMNSCIKGLDNNSEHEKQSSDSEKVITIKNDNQDVSHYYTAYEKESFSSDLNKSFMKNTEYSTDSNSKKDSGLESGEVSDNNEEQSGVTTVRDIQDNKPIKQLQNETKICRKETLASKGNCQQINISSNTTSCVISQNESASTSNAIPQMKIHSALAANILQIRQGVLSKTKSIKAGSQRTKQMVSVLKKPLNVQVPIVKTISNENIVTTTNSLHDKVQNIIVQDSEKTFTKEEEKKPPRKKLNLAEYRSRREQNRSDNSRTNSPLQPMTLVYIHHASTTTEPIKDDPKNLIWSEREIVSVLKPKLDVEEKTVRPKPLTYDIGIQTYETVFEFPPKSLIDVDERHKQRRDNNVRDKNQRSNKKHGIGSNSNRSKSRSKSKSKSRSRSRSSSNRSSSNRSRSHKRSNTRHRRISHRRSSVSSSSSWSSRSHSRSRSCSSSRSRSRPRSRSRSRSHFRCRSRSDTRSSFSSESRYSRSRSRSTRSRSQSSSRYSSCSRSSSRSNFGRIKWSKRRRRRDRRHYISYDRHRQHSAGSYHSYRDWRRSPPTSYRRSYDNWYDREKQKQVEERRVIYVGRLDEAITKADLRRRFETFGPVVDISIHFREHGDNYGFVTFAYKNDAYEAVEHGNDDPTLPRYDLCFGGRRAFCKVKYADLDGMASSSLNSGHMLQNSEDNTFDLLLKEAKAKLRKRKV, encoded by the exons ATGGAGActggatttttaaattttcacgatGAAGAACAATTTTCAGACTTTTCATTATCTTTAGAACAG AATTTAATGGAAAAACCCCAAGACCTATTGATACATATGGTTGAAAATGATTTTGATTATATGGAAACTCATCTTGATATTACAAATTCTGCTAATGTATGGAAAAAAGAACATGA ACATAATGAAAGTGTGGATGAAATGTCAGATTCagaaatttctacattttctaaaattgatAGTATTAAAGAAGATTTTGCAAAAGTTCTTACAGATTGGCAAGAACACATTGGTTACTTACAG GCTTCAGACATGGATGAATACATGGATATTATAGGATTAAGCATGAATGgtacagataaaaaaaatttttgcaCTGCAGAAAACATAATTCAGGATGAACAAGCAATACATAGCTTAGAATCTAATTTGCTTATAATGAAACAAGAGGAGTTAGGGAATGAATCTTGTCTCTCATCTTCTCAGG agTACATGACAGAaggtaatttatattataaaattgatgaCTTTATGGAAAgtgataataacaaaatagaaatagaaacaaaatcaTCATTAATAGAACCCAAACATTCAAAAAGTCAAAACAagtcaaaaaagaaaatacataaatatgatAGTATAGGAAAAGATATTAGtgcaaatttgtttttaaagcaaaaaaagaaaagggaaagaaaatgCTCACAGCACAATGAAGATATACAAAATGGTGgacaagataataataaaactacaaATCAATTACCAG TTCTGGAAGCTGGAGATGTTAAGAGTTTACTTGAACAATTTGAAGCTTCCGAAAGCACTTTGGTATCAACTTATTCATCTGCTGGAACGAATGCAGAATATGAGACAGATTCATTTATGAAATCTAATGAAATACAGCAATGTATAAAACAGCCTCAAATTTCAAACTTACATAAAGATATTAGAGATGCTTTACCCAAAGAAGTCATCGAAAAGATAAAG GTGACAAATAATACTAAGAGTAAAACCATCGATGGTGGATTAGTTCAATTGGATCATGATTATTGTAGTATGAATTCCTGTATTAAAGGTTTAGATAATAACAGTGAACATGAGAAACAGTCTAGTGACAGCGAAAAAGTGATTACTATTAAGAATGACAATCAAGATGTATCTCATTATTACACAGCATATGAAAAAGAATCATTTTCATCAGATTTGAATAAaagtttcatgaaaaatacagaatattcAACTGACAGCAATTCAAAGAAGGATAGTGGTTTGGAATCAGGTGAAGTAAGTGATAATAATGAAGAGCAGtcaggagttacaacagttcgTGATATTCAAGATAATAAACCTATAAAACAACTGCAAAATGAAACAAAGATTTGTAGAAAAGAAACATTAGCAAGCAAGGGAAATTGtcaacaaattaatatttcaagcaaTACTACCAGTTGTGTTATTTCTCAAAATGAAAGTGCATCTACAAGTAATGCAATACCTCAGATGAAAATACATTCAGCTCTAGCAGCAAATATTTTGCAGATACGACAAGGTGTCTTAAGTAAAACAAAATCTATAAAAGCAGGAAGTCAAAGAACGAAACAAATGGtttctgtattaaaaaaaCCACTAAATGTACAAGTACCCATTGTAAAGACTATTTCCAATGAAAATATAGTAACTACTACTAATAGTTTACATGATAAAGTACAGAATATAATCGTCCAAGATAGCGAAAAGACATTTAcaaaggaggaagaaaaaaaaccTCCccgtaaaaaattaaatctagCAGAATATAGAAGTAGAAGAGAACAGAATCGCAGTGATAATAGTAGAACAAATTCACCATTGCAACCTATGACATTAGTATATATCCATCATGCTTCCACTACAACGGAACCTATTAAGGATGACcctaaaaatttaatttggtcagaaagagaaattgtCTCAGTTTTAAAACCAAAATTAGATGTAGAAGAGAAAACGGTTCGTCCAAAACCACTCACTTATGACATAGGAATTCAAACTTATGAAACAGTGTTTGAATTTCCTCCAAAATCTTTAATAGATGTTGATGAGAGACACAAGCAACGAAg gGATAATAATGTACGGGATAAAAATCAACGATCTAATAAAAAGCACGGAATTGGTTCCAACTCAAATCGATCTAAGTCaagaagtaaaagtaaaagcaAGAGTAGAAGCAGAAGCAGAAGTAGTAGCAATCGAAGTAGTAGCAATCGAAGTAGATCTCATAAACGAAGTAATACACGTCATCGAAGAATAAGTCATCGGCGTAGCTCCGTGAGCTCAAGCAGTAGTTGGTCATCGCGTTCACATTCACGTTCGCGTTCATGTTCGAGTTCACGTTCGCGTTCACGTCCGCGTTCACGCTCACGTTCGCGTTCACATTTCCGTTGTCGCTCACGTTCAGATACGAGATCTTCTTTCAGTTCAGAATCAAGATATTCACGATCACGTTCTAGATCGACTAGATCAAGATCCCAATCATCCTCTCGATATTCTAGTTGTTCCAG ATCTTCATCTCGTTCGAATTTCGGAAGAATTAAATGGtcaaaaaggagaagaagacgAGACAGGAGACACTATATAAGTTACGATAGGCATAGACAACATTCTGCAGGAAGTTATCATAGCTACAGAGATTGGAGAAG aTCACCACCAACTTCATACCGCCGATCTTATGATAATTGGTATGACCGAGAGAAACAGAAACAAGTGGAAGAGAGAAGAGTGATTTACGTTGGGCGCTTGGATGAAGCAATCACTAAAGCTGACTTACGTAGAAGATTTGAAACTTTTGGTCCTGTAGTAGATATTAGTATACATTTCCGCGAACATGG tgaCAATTACGGTTTTGTAACCTTTGCTTATAAAAATGACGCATATGAAGCTGTAGAACATGGTAATGATGATCCCACTTTACCTAGATATGATTTATGTTTTGGAGGTCGTCGGGCTTTTTGCAAAGTAAAATACGCTGATCTTG ATGGCATGGCAAGCAGTTCACTTAATAGCGGGCACATGTTACAAAATAGTGAAGATAACACATTTGATCTATTATTAAAAGAAGCGAAAGCGAAATTACGTAAAAGAAAGGTTTGA